Genomic DNA from Candidatus Koribacter versatilis Ellin345:
CAACGCACAATTCTTCTGGCGTGGATTCGATTTGCTTTTAAGAACGAGAATCTATTGCGGGAATAAAGACGCTTTATGACGATCAACGCAGCGAAGCAGCCGGCGTCATGTAGGGGGAAGCATCAAAGTGCATGAGGCGGCGGGAGATGGTGCAAAGTATGGGGCACGAAACCGGCGACGGGAACCTAGCTGTAAACGCAAAAGCGCGATTTCTGAGCCGTCAAGCCGAGCTGCGTGCATCGGTGAATCCGATGCACTGGATTCGTTTCTTTCATGAGTCGCACGTTCGCACGACGACGAACCAGAACAGAGAGCAGTGGAACGACGCCGAGTACCGTTGTACGATTCGCACACATGAGTTCCGCGCCCGGTGCCGGCCCTGAAATCGCGCAAGCCATCACTGCGTTCTGTGCGCAGCAGTTTGGCGCGTGCGGCGCAGCAAAATTTGAGATTTCGCGCGAAGAACTCTCCGGCATCGTTTCCGCAGTTGTGGGCAAATGGAACGCCTCTGCGAGTTCAGCGGAAGTGCAGGCGTTTCTGGGCGCGCTGCGCGTGGAAGAGCTGGTCCTGACGCGGGCTTGCGCGGCCGGAAACAACACGGCGTGGGAGCTGTTTCTTAATCGCTATCGCGCCGTGCTCTACGGCGCGGCCTACAAAATCGCGGGCGATGACGCGACCGCGCGCGAGTTGGCCGACTCGCTCTACGCCGAGCTGTACGGGGTCTCCGAGAAGGGCGCTGAACGCAGTTCCAAGCTGCTCTATTACTCCGGACGCGGATCGCTCGAAGGCTGGCTGCGGACCATCGTCGCGCAGGAATATGTAAATCGATACCGGCGTACGCGGCGCGAAACCAGCCTGGAAGAGCAGGTGGAAGAGGGTAAACAGTTCGAAGCCACTCCTTCCGCTCCGGATCCTCCGCCTGACAATCGGATGGACCACGCAATCAGCGCCGAAATCGCGGCGCTCCACGCGGAAGATCGTCTGCTGCTCGCGACGTATTTCCTCGACGGCCGCAAACTGGCGGAAATCGCGCGGGTGCAGCGCGTCCATGAATCCACCATCAGCCGAAAGCTGGAGCGGGTAACCGGGCTGCTGCGGAAACGCATCCGTAAACGGCTGATAGATGGCGGGATGTCGCCTCGGCAGGCGGACGAGGCGATGGGAGAACTTGACGTCCGAGACGTGCAAGTCCCGATCGAAAAAAGTTTGAGGCAAGAACCGGGTGGTGGGACGTTCTATAAAGGAAGCGAGCCGTAGGTGTCATGAGTAGTGATTTCCAAAACCGTTTGCGCAAGAACCTGGAACATCCCGTTCCGGCAGAGCACCCTGCTCCCGATGTGCTGAATGCGTACATCGAGAAGGTGCTCACCGGGGCAGAGGAGCGCCAGGTAACGGAGCATCTCGCGGCCTGCAGGGAGTGCCGCGAGGTGGTGTTTCTTGCGACGGGCGCAGCTGAGGAGCCCGTGCAGCCGGTGGTCGCCGCTGTTCCAGTGAAGCGGGTGCGCTGGTGGGCGTGGGCGATGCCGATTGTTGCGGTAGTCGTAATTGCCATCTTCATTGGTCAACCGTCGCTGCTCAGAAGCAAGCACACTGTAGAAATGGCGCAGGCGCGGCACGATGAACCGCAAGTTCCGGCTTCGACGACAGTTGCGACAAAGACAGAGGTTGCGCCAGCGAACAAAGAAGAAGATAAAGCCAAGTCTCTCGAGACCTATCAACCACGAAAGCGGATTGTGCCGGCACAGCCGCTTGGTGGACTTGCGACATCCCCGGCCGCGCCACCATCGCCAGCTCCGACTGAGCGGCGTGAGTTGGCAAAAGAGAAAGACGTAAACGGACCAGTGCAAAACGAAATGGCTCGTCGAGCGGGGGTGGGAGGAAGGATCGCAGAGGAAGCCAAGCCGGCGGTCGCGATGAGTGCACCCGCGCCTGCTGCGGCAGACAAAGTCCAGACCTTAAAACAATCGGAGGGAGCTGCGGCGGCAAATTTGCAGCAAGATTCGAAGCTGCGGGATGACCGATACGCGTACAGCACGGAGTCAACCAACGGCGCATCCCTGTCGGCGAATGGCGCAAGCCGCAGCAAGGCCGCCAATCTCGACACCAAGGCCGGACAGGCGTTTGGGGGCTTCGCGAAATCCGCGGCGAAGAAAGTAGATGCAGCGACGCAATGGCGCGTCACCACCACGGGCGGGCTCGAGCACGCCCTGCTCGGCGAATGGAAGCCCGCGCTTGGCGACTCCAGTTCGCACTTTCTTGCTGTCACGACCTTCGGGGAAAACGTGTGGGCCGGCGGGAAGAACCTCGCCCTCTATCACTCGCCTGACAACGGAGTGACCTGGGAGCGGCAGACGCTGCGAGTGCGGATCGCCGCGGACATAACGCAGATCCAGTTCACCTCGGCAAACGACGGCGTGTTGACCACGAACTTAGGGACGTCGTTCGTGACGCATGATGGCGGGAAGAGTTGGGCACAGGAGAAGCCCTAGCTACGCGGCAGTGCGCTTTCGTCGAAAAGACGGCTCCACTGACTTGCGAGCTTCGCTGGAAGATGACGCGGAAATTCTGATTTGTGCTTTAAGGCCGAGTCGTGCCGCAAACTGTAGCAGGCGCGTGATGCTCATCGTTGCCACCTTGCCTTTGAGCAGATTGCTCACATCGGGCTGATGGGCTTGCAACAACTTGACGAGATCTGCTTGCCTGTATTTCTTTTGTTCAATACGGCGGATCACTGCGAGCCAGATTTCGGTCTTGAGCTTCGATTCAAGAGCTTCTTCCGGAGAGAATCCAAGGTCGTCGAAAATATCGCCAGTGGTGACGTGGCTGGGTCTATTTCTTTCGTTTTTCATTTTTCTTCCTCTCCATCAGCCTCACGCGCACCGCAGAAAGCCGCTGTCTCGCGCGATTCAGTTCTTTGCGCTCTGTCTTGGCAGTGTCTTTTTCGAAACAATCCAACACGTATATGACATCGTCTATCCGCGCCAAATACAGCAATCGGTACCATGTCTTCTCATCGGCATCTTTCAACTCAAATACGCCGGCACCGACCGACTGCATGGGCCGTACATTGAGACGCGCAGACCGACCCAACTGCATTTCACGGAGTGACTGTCCGAAGTCCCATCGAATAGGCTTCGGCCACGATTTCAGCACCTCCCACGAATCACCTTCCCAAGAGATCGAGGCGAAGCGGGATGGGTGAGAGGACGCCACAACGGTTTTATTATAGTTTTTTGACTATATACTCGCAAGCGAAGATTCGGCCCGACTATTCGTTTGAAGTCTTCGGCTTGACCGCGTTCGACAACGCCAGCCGGTTCTCCCGCGTCACGAAACTCATCTGCAAGTTGTACCCGTTCGGCGTGGTCGTGTGATAGCTCTTGTAAGCGGCGACATCGATGTCGTCGTGAGTAGAGGTATCCACGGTTGCCTCGAGACCGCGCTTTATAAGCTCCGCTTTCACTGCGTCTGAGTTCCAGGGCAGGATGCCGTAGGAGATGTGGTCCACTTCGGCGTGACGCGGAGCATCCTTCTTGAAGTGTGGGTCGTTAGGATTGCCGCCGCGGATGATGATATCGCCGACATTACCGATCATCAGCTCGTTCTGGCTGCCTTCGTCGTACGTTGACTTCCAGCCAAGCAGGTTGCTGTAGAACGATGCGCTCTCTTTGTAGTTCGAAACCTTGAAGGAAATGTGATCGAGCCACACTGTGTTCCACTTGGTGGATGGGAACGGAATGGGCTTAGCCAAGGGGAGGGGGAGTTGCGTTTTACGCGCCCTCGCTAATCCTTTGCCGTTGCTGACTTGAAGGTCGAAGCCGTCTGGATCTTTGATGTGAAAGCTCTCGAAGCCCTTGCCGTCGTTGTCAGCTACGGGATGCAACCCTCGCTTGCTGAGTTCACCTTCCACGGTCTTTGCATCCCAAGGCTCAATGACGAAGCAGAAGTTGGTCACCGCCGCTTCACTCCGTTCTGGAGCCTGCTTTAGGACCACCGTCCCCCAATTTCCGATATCCAGCACAGCTTCTTTGCCATCGTCGGACTTGAGCTTCCAACCCATCAGCGCCTCGTAGAAAACTTCTTCCCTCCGGTAGTCGGGCATTTCGAAGGTGATGTGGTCGAGCGCGACCGTCTTCCATCCGGTAGGTGCGAACACCGCCGGGATCGGCGCGGTCGCAACCTTGGCGCTGAGGGGACAGTCGGGGGTTTGGTAGCCATCGCGACAGTGGCCCTGGGCGAAAGCAACGGGAGAGAAACAAAGCAGAATTGCGGCGAAGGTGAGAGTCGAAGTCAGTCGGGTCAATGGTTTCCCACAATTTTGGATGAGGCTGACACTACTCTTCACCCAGATACTTCCGCAATTCTCTTCCTCAAAAATCTCTGTTCCGGTGCCTGCTGGGTCAGCGCCAGGGCACGTTCGTAAGCTTTACGGGCTTCGGATTTTTTGCCGATACGACGCAGCATGTCGGCGCGGGCGGAGTATGCGAGGTGATAGTTCGCGAGATCACCGCGAGCGAGAATCGTATCGATTACGGCAAGGCCGGCCGGAGCACCGTCTCGCATGGCCACCGCTACAGCGCGATTCAATTCGATGACGGGCGAGGCGACAACCTGCAACAAGAGATCGTAGAGAGCGACGATCTGGCGCCAGTCGGTGGCATCGGGAGTTGGAGAGTCGGCATGGACCGCGGCGATGGCAGCTTGAATCGAGTAAGGCCCGGGACGCCGCAGCGCGAAGGAACGCTCGACTAACGCAGTACCTTCGGCGATCAGTGCGCGGTCCCACAGCGTGCGGTCCTGATCGTTGAGCAGGATCATGTCACCGTCTTCGGAGGTGCGTGCGGCGCGGCGCGATTCATGCAACAGCATCAGCGAAAGCAAGCCCAGCGCTTCGGGATCGGGCAGCAACTCTACGACGATGCGCGCCAACCGAATCGCTTCTTCAGAAAGATCGGCGCGCGTGAGCGACTCGCCGGACGACGCTGAGTAGCCCTCGTTGAAGACCAGGTAAATCACGTGCAACACCGCATCGAGGCGCTCCGCCATCTGGCTCGTCTCGGGGACGGCATACGGAATGCCGGCGTCACGAATCTTGCTCTTGGCGCGGACCACTCGTTGCGCCATCGTCGGCACTGGCACGAGAAAGGCGCGCGCGATCTCTTCGGTCTCGAGTCCGCAAAGCGTGCGCAATGTAAGTGCGATCTGCGCGTCCAAGGCCAGCGCCGGGTGGCAGCAAGTGAAGATCAGGCGCAGTCGGTCGTCAGGAATCTCGGCGGTGTACTCCTGTGGGGGGGTCGCGACGTCGAGAGTTCCCTGTTCGAGGCGCGGCTCGAGTTCCTCTTCAAATTTAGCCTTGCGGCGGATCCGGTCGATGGCCTTGTGGCGCGCGGTAGAGATGATCCAAGCCCGTGGGTACTCAGGAACGCCGTCTTTCTCCCACTGGGTTACGGCGGCGGCAAAGGCCTCCTGCGCGGTTTCCTCGGCCAAATCAAAGTCTCCGCCGAGCATTCCAATGAGGGTCGCGACGACACGCCCCCACTCGGAGCGATACACTTCTTCGACTGCTGTGGGGACATCCCTGAGCGACATTCGGAAGATTCTAAATTTTGCCGTAAGGGATGTCGATTTCGGAGAGCCCTGTTCGACTCAATTTCGGAGGGACGAATGAAGTACATGTTGCTGATTTACGCGTCTGAAACGGAGTGGACTTATCCTGACCGGGCGTCGTGCTTCAAGGAATCGACGGATGTCGCCTACGACCTGCGGGCGAAGGGCAAGCTGATCTCGACGGCGCCACTGCAGCCGATTGCGACTGCCACCACCGTGCAAGTACGCGAAGGACGCCGCTTGGTGACGGATGGCCCGTTCGCGGAGACGCGCGAACAACTGGGCGGATATTTCATGATTGACGCCAACGATCTCGATGAAGCCATCGCCGTCGCGGGCCGTTTGCCGGGCGCAAAACGGGGGACGGTGGAGATCCGGCCAGTGCTGGAGATACCGAACCTTCCGCACGACCAGCTCACGCAGTAAAAAATCTTTTCTTCGAACCGTGTCGAATTCGGGGGCTGCCAATCGTTACATGCACGGAGGTAGAAAGAATATGAGTGCAACATTGCAATCTACCAGCGACATCGCCGTATTGCGGGGGCAGAACCGCACGACGCAGTTCGCCGTGAAGGTCAACACCGAAGGCATCTCGCATGCCGAGAGCCTGGTAAGCCCGGCGTCGGGCGGCAACAACATCAATTGGGTGGTCGGTCACCTGGTATGTGTGTACAACAACGTACTGCCAGCGGTCGGACAACCAACCGTCCTCGACTACGACAAGGTGAAACGTTACGACCGCGGCTCCAAGCCCATCACCGCCGCCGACGCGATTGAGTTCGCGACACTTCTAGCCGGATTCGACGAAGCAGTCGTGCGCTTCGAAACCGGTCTCGGCGCTCTCACCCCG
This window encodes:
- a CDS encoding RNA polymerase sigma factor gives rise to the protein MSSAPGAGPEIAQAITAFCAQQFGACGAAKFEISREELSGIVSAVVGKWNASASSAEVQAFLGALRVEELVLTRACAAGNNTAWELFLNRYRAVLYGAAYKIAGDDATARELADSLYAELYGVSEKGAERSSKLLYYSGRGSLEGWLRTIVAQEYVNRYRRTRRETSLEEQVEEGKQFEATPSAPDPPPDNRMDHAISAEIAALHAEDRLLLATYFLDGRKLAEIARVQRVHESTISRKLERVTGLLRKRIRKRLIDGGMSPRQADEAMGELDVRDVQVPIEKSLRQEPGGGTFYKGSEP
- a CDS encoding zf-HC2 domain-containing protein, which encodes MSSDFQNRLRKNLEHPVPAEHPAPDVLNAYIEKVLTGAEERQVTEHLAACRECREVVFLATGAAEEPVQPVVAAVPVKRVRWWAWAMPIVAVVVIAIFIGQPSLLRSKHTVEMAQARHDEPQVPASTTVATKTEVAPANKEEDKAKSLETYQPRKRIVPAQPLGGLATSPAAPPSPAPTERRELAKEKDVNGPVQNEMARRAGVGGRIAEEAKPAVAMSAPAPAAADKVQTLKQSEGAAAANLQQDSKLRDDRYAYSTESTNGASLSANGASRSKAANLDTKAGQAFGGFAKSAAKKVDAATQWRVTTTGGLEHALLGEWKPALGDSSSHFLAVTTFGENVWAGGKNLALYHSPDNGVTWERQTLRVRIAADITQIQFTSANDGVLTTNLGTSFVTHDGGKSWAQEKP
- a CDS encoding helix-turn-helix domain-containing protein; this translates as MKNERNRPSHVTTGDIFDDLGFSPEEALESKLKTEIWLAVIRRIEQKKYRQADLVKLLQAHQPDVSNLLKGKVATMSITRLLQFAARLGLKAQIRISASSSSEARKSVEPSFRRKRTAA
- a CDS encoding type II toxin-antitoxin system RelE/ParE family toxin is translated as MASSHPSRFASISWEGDSWEVLKSWPKPIRWDFGQSLREMQLGRSARLNVRPMQSVGAGVFELKDADEKTWYRLLYLARIDDVIYVLDCFEKDTAKTERKELNRARQRLSAVRVRLMERKKNEKRKK
- a CDS encoding VOC family protein, which encodes MTRLTSTLTFAAILLCFSPVAFAQGHCRDGYQTPDCPLSAKVATAPIPAVFAPTGWKTVALDHITFEMPDYRREEVFYEALMGWKLKSDDGKEAVLDIGNWGTVVLKQAPERSEAAVTNFCFVIEPWDAKTVEGELSKRGLHPVADNDGKGFESFHIKDPDGFDLQVSNGKGLARARKTQLPLPLAKPIPFPSTKWNTVWLDHISFKVSNYKESASFYSNLLGWKSTYDEGSQNELMIGNVGDIIIRGGNPNDPHFKKDAPRHAEVDHISYGILPWNSDAVKAELIKRGLEATVDTSTHDDIDVAAYKSYHTTTPNGYNLQMSFVTRENRLALSNAVKPKTSNE
- a CDS encoding RNA polymerase sigma factor, translating into MSLRDVPTAVEEVYRSEWGRVVATLIGMLGGDFDLAEETAQEAFAAAVTQWEKDGVPEYPRAWIISTARHKAIDRIRRKAKFEEELEPRLEQGTLDVATPPQEYTAEIPDDRLRLIFTCCHPALALDAQIALTLRTLCGLETEEIARAFLVPVPTMAQRVVRAKSKIRDAGIPYAVPETSQMAERLDAVLHVIYLVFNEGYSASSGESLTRADLSEEAIRLARIVVELLPDPEALGLLSLMLLHESRRAARTSEDGDMILLNDQDRTLWDRALIAEGTALVERSFALRRPGPYSIQAAIAAVHADSPTPDATDWRQIVALYDLLLQVVASPVIELNRAVAVAMRDGAPAGLAVIDTILARGDLANYHLAYSARADMLRRIGKKSEARKAYERALALTQQAPEQRFLRKRIAEVSG
- a CDS encoding YciI family protein, with amino-acid sequence MKYMLLIYASETEWTYPDRASCFKESTDVAYDLRAKGKLISTAPLQPIATATTVQVREGRRLVTDGPFAETREQLGGYFMIDANDLDEAIAVAGRLPGAKRGTVEIRPVLEIPNLPHDQLTQ
- a CDS encoding DinB family protein, yielding MSATLQSTSDIAVLRGQNRTTQFAVKVNTEGISHAESLVSPASGGNNINWVVGHLVCVYNNVLPAVGQPTVLDYDKVKRYDRGSKPITAADAIEFATLLAGFDEAVVRFETGLGALTPEQLDEKAPFSPANNPDETVRSLMSLVAFHQAYHSGQLGVLRRVIGKPAAFK